CACGAATGTCACTCAAATGTTACAAACCTTTTTCATCGGCGTCATGTCGTGCACGCGTTACATCCTCCAACATCGATTGCACATCCGACAACTCTGACTCAGCCAACTGCTTTGACTTAATAGCCAATGTTCTTGCCGTTTCTGCGTCCTCCAGTTGATTTCTCAGCTGCCTAATCAAATTCTTGGACGGTGCGTCACCTTTCATTCTATCGATTTGGATTTGTGCATCCTTGAACAGCGCCTTGTATTTCCTCAGATCacgtttcaatttcaaattagcCGCTTCTTCGGCCATTCGGTCAGAGTGATCCTGTTGTTCCAACGTCTGCAAACGGCGCTCAAGTTCGTGCTTTTCACGCAACAGAAGCGTTCGTTCCTCGTGCTCATTTTCCAGTTGACATTCCAgacctttgatttttttgaagaaactgCCACGCACTTCCTCTAATTCGTCGTCGCGTTGTTGTGCTTCGTGACGAGCTTCCTTGCGCATCGTTTCGAGTGTCATCTCCAGTCGTAATTTGGCTTGCTCCAATAACTGAAACATGGAAATTTTCGGTCATTCTGCAAATTGGTGTGTTGTCGTGTTCCCATTTACCTGAATTTGGCCAGCCATTTCATCCAATTCGTCTTCCTGTTCTTTGCATTTTCGTTCAGACTCAATTTTCGATCGTTTTAGTTGGCCAATTTCCTCCTCAGTTTGTTCCGAGTAGCTTAGTTCTTCCATATCACGCTGCAGATTGGTCAATTTCTCTTGCGTTAAATCCAACTCTTGCCGGACATCCTATACGATCGATACTCAGATATTAAACTCGAAAGATTTGGATTCAATTTTCTAAATCTTACCGCCAACGTTTGTTCCAACGTGAATTTCTCAGCAATTAAGGAATCTTTTTCCTGTCCCAAACGATCCTTCGCCTGTCTCTCTTGACGGGCCGAATCCTGCAGTGTCTGGCACTCAGCATCGAATTTCCGTTGTCGCTTCTCCAACAATGTATTTCTGCTGTTTTGCTCTTCCAACAGCAATCGAAGATCGTTCATTTCCACAGAAAATTTCTGTGATTTTCGTTTCCACTGACCCACAACCTGTCGCTGCTCTTCGACCTCTTCGTACGCATCGGCTAATTTCTTTTCCAATTGCTTTTTCAGTCCAACCAGCTGGTCCAAATCGTATTCGTGTTGCGTTTGCATTCTTCGCTTCGTGAATTCCAATTCTTTGACCGCTCGatcgtatttcattttgaaaacggTCAGATTCTCTTCCTTGCCGAGATCTTCGTCTTCGAAGAGACTGGAATTTCAGAATATCAAAGACAATGTCCTAGGgcttattgacaaaaaatttaaagtcgACTTACTCGTTTGGATTAGAATTGGCAGCTATCAAATCCAGTTCCAGTTTTTCGGTGAAATTTTGCATTTCTCGGTTCTTTTCCTGCTGTTCTTCAAGCTCTCGTGTGAGCTTAATTCGTTCACTCATTTCGACATCCAGCCTTTCATTTGCTATATTGGCATTCGAACGTTCTTCCGACAGGTCCACTGTCATCTCGGAGAGCTGAAAAGTAAACGAAAGGACACATGAAACACCTCATTATCACAGTTTGTATGAATAAGTATTTAGGCGTCATCATTGCTGACATGCTGACCTAAAGATACAAGTGCAAGAGATCAGACAAAACTCCGGCCTGGCAACCTATCAGGTTTTCAAAAGGAAACAAACATTGGGCATCAGTTCATGGGATAATTGAGAGCCTCCTAGCGGAAGGcaggaatatttttcgtaaaaGAATTGTTAGAACTTCAAGCAATTAGTTCCTATGAAACAGATAGGTATACCTCATCAAAGTCGTCGATCATAGACGTGTTGTCATCCGTACAACACGAAGCAACACTTCGTCTGGACGAATTCAGTCGCGTGGTGGCCGGCATATTTGGTGCCATTTGGAAACTCTTCACCATAATGTTGTTCACGCTTCTCGATCGTCGAAAACGATCGTATTCCTCTGGTACTGAATCATCAATACTTTTCTTCCCCTTGGCGCTGTGGCGCCATTCTTCCATGACATGATCGGTGCGCTTGAGAAAACTGTCTATCTTGTCGGTTAAGTAGTTCGAAGCTGTTTTTGGCACTTCAAACGACGGTGACGGTTTCAATTGTTGCCGTACTGGCTGGTTTTTAATGCCCAAAACGAATGACATCTTTCCATCGAATACCACCGACGATTGTTCCAACGATTTGTACTCACTCAATGAGCTACGCTGTGGTGCTGTTTGAGGGAATATCCGACGAGGTGTTATCGATCGGCATGATCGAATCGACATCGACGAAGGGGTCGGTGTGTGTCGCATTGATGATGAATTGTAGCTGTTCAGAGATGATATGGAAGAATTTCGGGATATACTCCGTGGTGTGAGCGTTGGAGAATCCGCTCGACTCCGGTCTGGTGTTCTAGATATGGACAATCGTACGTTAATCGGTTCTTCCACCTTTTTGCTTCCATTCCGATCTGGTGGTAACGACAGTTTTGGCTCAATAAGTTTCGGTATTTTAATTCCATTGCTGCATTTGGCAGGAAGACCGTCAATGTTCGTTTTGGTTTTTGCTTCAACATTCTGTGGCGGACGAGGTGGTTTACCTTTGGCTGCTTTGATATAATTAGCGGCGTCtagtttaattattttgtcacCATTGATCTTGtgaatttcgttttgtttgatCGCAATTTTGTTCAGACTATTTTTAGTTACATCGACACTTGTTGTTTCGAAATCAGACATTTTTCCGTgcagtttatttttaaattgaacttATTCACTTTAATATCTCGGTTCTGTTTAGCGAATCTGAAGCGTTTTTTTTAGcgtaaaaaaacaatttctatttttcctatggtaaaatgtaacattttgcttcaaaatattattgattCATCACAACAGAGCACACACATCTTGGATTTTCTGTAACGAATTTATTTATGGAAGCTCATAATTCTCCGTTCGTCACACTTTATTCTCTACCATAATATATCACATTTAATACGACGTTATATCACAACAATTGGAAGTaaggagagaaaaaaagattattttaaaagaaaaccaaACAGACCATTTTGATCTCAATGTAGTTTCTGTTCACAAACTAGCGCAATGTTCGCTGTAtgacaaat
This DNA window, taken from Bradysia coprophila strain Holo2 unplaced genomic scaffold, BU_Bcop_v1 contig_151, whole genome shotgun sequence, encodes the following:
- the LOC119074548 gene encoding unconventional myosin-XVIIIa isoform X2 is translated as MSDFETTSVDVTKNSLNKIAIKQNEIHKINGDKIIKLDAANYIKAAKGKPPRPPQNVEAKTKTNIDGLPAKCSNGIKIPKLIEPKLSLPPDRNGSKKVEEPINVRLSISRTPDRSRADSPTLTPRSISRNSSISSLNSYNSSSMRHTPTPSSMSIRSCRSITPRRIFPQTAPQRSSLSEYKSLEQSSVVFDGKMSFVLGIKNQPVRQQLKPSPSFEVPKTASNYLTDKIDSFLKRTDHVMEEWRHSAKGKKSIDDSVPEEYDRFRRSRSVNNIMVKSFQMAPNMPATTRLNSSRRSVASCCTDDNTSMIDDFDELSEMTVDLSEERSNANIANERLDVEMSERIKLTRELEEQQEKNREMQNFTEKLELDLIAANSNPNDLFEDEDLGKEENLTVFKMKYDRAVKELEFTKRRMQTQHEYDLDQLVGLKKQLEKKLADAYEEVEEQRQVVGQWKRKSQKFSVEMNDLRLLLEEQNSRNTLLEKRQRKFDAECQTLQDSARQERQAKDRLGQEKDSLIAEKFTLEQTLADVRQELDLTQEKLTNLQRDMEELSYSEQTEEEIGQLKRSKIESERKCKEQEDELDEMAGQIQLLEQAKLRLEMTLETMRKEARHEAQQRDDELEEVRGSFFKKIKGLECQLENEHEERTLLLREKHELERRLQTLEQQDHSDRMAEEAANLKLKRDLRKYKALFKDAQIQIDRMKGDAPSKNLIRQLRNQLEDAETARTLAIKSKQLAESELSDVQSMLEDVTRARHDADEKAAHAGREVGELRTQLEENEEELSELIKKYSSTVKQLNSEQLKHTEYETTISELEAEKVSLKEHIAELNDRLENVEVLNDSSTNIQTKRLVLRTKELESKLELEHATRSRLEVQCNRHKESLEKTQTELSHIRSKETLLQDELKKIKKTLRETKDELHALTNRDQDHINKRQEASKKLETTESELTSVRNDLRLALQRIADLQQAMEDGDYDDDSSESDLNDLSDGSISPVESTYLQNKRIGSIDLASSTNSNETKATK